In one window of Streptomyces sp. FXJ1.172 DNA:
- a CDS encoding enoyl-CoA hydratase/isomerase family protein: protein MGEERFGEFVLVRRHGHVAELVMDRPGAMNAVSTEMARSLAGACAALAADADARVVVLTSSHERAFCVGADLKERNSFSDADLRRQRPVTRGAYTAVLELPMPTVAAVHGFALGGGFELALSCDLIVADRTAVVGLPEVSVGVIPGGGGTQLLPRRVGAARAAELIFSARRVEAAEAAGLGLVDRLVDEGRDREEALALATGIAANSPVGLRAAKRALRLGHGLDLRAGLEVEDAAWRTVAFSGDRAEGVAAFNEKRKPQWPGE from the coding sequence ATGGGCGAGGAGCGGTTCGGGGAGTTCGTGCTGGTGCGGCGGCACGGGCACGTGGCGGAGCTGGTCATGGACCGGCCGGGGGCCATGAACGCCGTCTCCACGGAGATGGCCCGGTCGCTCGCGGGCGCGTGCGCCGCGCTGGCCGCCGATGCGGACGCGCGCGTGGTCGTGCTGACCTCCTCGCACGAGCGGGCGTTCTGTGTCGGGGCCGATCTGAAGGAGCGGAACTCCTTCAGCGACGCCGATCTGCGGCGGCAGCGGCCGGTGACGCGCGGGGCGTACACCGCGGTGCTGGAGCTGCCGATGCCGACGGTGGCGGCGGTGCACGGCTTCGCGCTGGGCGGCGGCTTCGAACTGGCCCTGTCCTGCGACCTGATCGTGGCCGACCGTACGGCGGTGGTGGGGCTGCCGGAGGTGTCCGTGGGCGTGATCCCGGGCGGCGGCGGCACACAGCTGCTGCCCCGGCGGGTCGGCGCGGCGCGCGCGGCCGAGCTGATCTTCTCGGCCCGGCGGGTGGAGGCGGCGGAGGCGGCCGGACTCGGGCTGGTGGACCGGCTCGTGGACGAGGGCCGGGACCGCGAGGAGGCGCTGGCGCTGGCCACGGGGATCGCCGCGAACTCGCCGGTCGGGCTGCGCGCCGCCAAGCGGGCCCTGCGGCTCGGCCACGGACTGGATCTGCGGGCCGGCCTGGAGGTGGAGGACGCGGCATGGCGCACGGTGGCCTTCTCGGGCGACCGGGCGGAGGGCGTGGCGGCCTTCAATGAGAAGCGCAAGCCGCAGTGGCCGGGCGAGTAG
- a CDS encoding adenylate/guanylate cyclase domain-containing protein gives MTVDDTGSGEGADAADTGEDPLALRLEQLILGAERRYTPFQAARSAGVSMELASRFWRAMGFADIGQAKALTEADVLALRRLAGLVEAGLLSEAMAVQVARSTGQTTARLAEWQMDSFLEGLTEPPEPGMTRTEVTYPIVELLLPELEEFLVYVWRRQLAASAGRVVQSADDEEMVDRRLAVGFADLVGFTRLTRRMEEEELGELVEAFETTAADLVAARGGRLIKTLGDEVLYAADDAGTAADIAMRLVETMANDETMPELRVGMAFGTVTTRMGDVFGTTVNLASRLTSIAPRDAVLVDSAFAEELIRTGEAPASEAEAAEAAAAAEKEGEEPPVYRFALQPMWQRPVRGLGVVEPWLLNRREGRP, from the coding sequence GTGACCGTCGACGACACGGGCTCCGGCGAGGGCGCGGACGCCGCCGACACCGGCGAGGACCCGCTGGCCCTGCGCCTCGAGCAGCTCATCCTGGGCGCCGAGCGCCGCTACACCCCGTTCCAGGCGGCCCGCAGCGCCGGTGTCTCCATGGAACTGGCATCGAGGTTCTGGCGGGCCATGGGGTTCGCCGACATCGGGCAGGCCAAGGCGCTCACCGAGGCCGACGTGCTGGCCCTGCGCCGCCTCGCCGGTCTGGTCGAGGCGGGACTGCTGAGCGAGGCCATGGCGGTGCAGGTGGCCCGGTCTACCGGGCAGACCACCGCCCGGTTGGCGGAATGGCAGATGGATTCCTTCCTGGAGGGCCTGACCGAGCCCCCCGAGCCGGGGATGACCCGCACCGAGGTGACATACCCGATCGTCGAGCTGCTCCTGCCCGAGCTGGAGGAGTTCCTCGTCTATGTGTGGCGCCGCCAGCTCGCCGCCTCGGCGGGGCGTGTCGTGCAGTCGGCCGATGACGAGGAGATGGTCGACCGTCGGCTCGCCGTCGGCTTCGCCGACCTGGTGGGATTCACGCGGCTGACCCGCCGGATGGAGGAGGAGGAACTCGGCGAGCTGGTCGAGGCCTTCGAGACCACCGCCGCCGACCTGGTCGCCGCGCGTGGTGGACGGCTCATCAAGACCCTCGGTGACGAGGTGCTGTACGCCGCCGACGACGCGGGCACCGCCGCGGACATCGCGATGCGGCTGGTCGAGACGATGGCGAACGACGAGACGATGCCCGAGCTGCGCGTCGGCATGGCGTTCGGCACGGTCACCACGCGCATGGGCGATGTGTTCGGCACGACGGTGAACCTGGCCTCCCGGCTGACCTCGATAGCACCGCGCGACGCCGTGCTCGTGGACAGCGCCTTCGCCGAGGAGCTGATCCGCACCGGCGAGGCGCCCGCCTCGGAGGCGGAGGCGGCAGAGGCCGCGGCGGCCGCCGAGAAGGAGGGCGAGGAGCCGCCGGTGTACCGCTTCGCGCTCCAGCCGATGTGGCAGCGCCCGGTCCGCGGGCTCGGCGTGGTCGAGCCCTGGCTGCTGAACCGCCGCGAGGGCCGTCCCTGA